Proteins encoded together in one Oncorhynchus mykiss isolate Arlee chromosome 7, USDA_OmykA_1.1, whole genome shotgun sequence window:
- the LOC110528863 gene encoding SLIT and NTRK-like protein 3: protein MLWLSLLSVVVLGCVTPTQTHTHTHTPTPTSTHTPMVDSSEEEVDEPCFEPCTCEVKEGVLHVHCDGRGFTNASQVSQSWLRPFKLNLQRNSLRRLYSNGFLHHSNAVAINLGNNALQDIRAGAFHGLGTLRRLYLHENKLEVFRNDTFSGLEALEYLQADYNVIKRIDSGALRYLLKLRVLILNDNLIPALPPHLFRSVSLTHLDLRGNRLKSLAYAGTLEYVGRSLMELQLEENPWICGCEAVQLQTWLGHIPYTAVVGDITCEYPFHLHGKDLREIPRKELCAGEVEGEGEKEGEREKHGGVQPPQHPPSNPKANPNSGRPRPTKPSSMVHHQNTHTSSSSTSSSAERRGRERSPRPTKRPRPSRTPPTQRSLLPNQPPPIAGYQTRPPIPIICPLGCTCNLHISDLGLTVNCKESGFNNVSQLMPRPLNGRKLYLSGNLIQRIYKSDFWNFSSLDLLHLGNNRISFIQEGAFSSLPTLRSLYLNGNNLQRLSPHMFLGLLNLRYLYFEYNEIGVVEAGVFSPMPSLQLLFLNANLLRSLPVGVFQGISLSRLNLRNNHFLSLPVEGVLEHLTGLVQVDLQQNPWECRCGAAPLKRWLEGLSAVVVVGEVVCHSPEETTGTDLRSLSLDLLCPDLHTHQATVENQGEWNSSTAPDGDFSLGYPVPGNGPLGPITKASIPLSVLVLSLLVLFVSAFFAAAALIAYALRRRDKLPFRRQGEVDLAGIQMECGIFTEQQHHRLPVPKTPPPSALQHSLVYDSILPVVPGPNPNLSPATHMCSSPVYKNEDDSVVRQQQQQFSASKEKGNVGRHRSGGGRESEGHYRLVAEREREWNMEVSPPSISTVAGAVGPPLSDLHGNGTLCPTVIDSQGPTPKVGLVDCLFGISGMSAAVPEFRDLPDMYARPPPPRYPHPPQPPQPPEPKEETRASQSLVVTTMTACAGPSSSNQSQNSEFPRELRMRLSTKPDYMEVLDRSYQF, encoded by the exons ATGCTGTGGCTCTCCCTGCTGTCTGTGGTGGTCCTGGGTTGTGTGACCCCgacccagacacacactcacacacacaccccgacgcccacctccacacacacccctATGGTGGACAGCTCGGAGGAGGAGGTGGATGAACCGTGCTTCGAGCCGTGCACGTGCGAGGTCAAAGAGGGAGTGTTACACGTGCACTGTGATGGGCGTGGCTTCACTAACGCCAGCCAG gtGTCCCAGTCTTGGCTCCGCCCCTTCAAGCTCAACCTGCAGAGGAACTCCTTGAGGCGTCTCTATAGCAACGGCTTCCTGCACCATAGCAATGCCGTGGCGATAAACCTAGGCAACAACGCGCTGCAGGACATCCGTGCCGGGGCGTTTCATGGTCTGGGGACACTGAGACGCCTCTACCTCCACGAGAACAAGCTGGAGGTTTTCCGCAACGACACCTTCTCTGGCCTGGAGGCACTGGAGTACCTGCAG GCCGACTACAACGTCATCAAACGCATCGACAGCGGGGCGCTACGCTACCTGCTTAAATTACGAGTGCTCATCCTCAACGACAACCTGATCCCTGCTCTGCCTCCTCACCTCTTCAG atctgtgtctctgACCCACCTGGACCTGCGGGGGAACCGTCTGAAGAGCCTGGCCTACGCCGGGACCCTGGAGTACGTGGGCCGCAGCCTGATGGAGCTCCAGCTGGAGGAGAACCCCTGGATCTGTGGCTGTGAGGCTGTCCAGCTGCAGACCTGGCTGGGACACATCCCCTACACCGCAGTGGTGGGGGACATCACCTGCGAATACCCCTTCCACCTGCACGGGAAAGACCTGAGGGAGATACCACGCAAAGAACTGTGTGccggggaggtggagggagagggggagaaggagggagagagggagaagcacgGAGGGGTACAGCCTCCTCAGCATCCGCCCTCTAACCCAAAAGCGAACCCCAACTCTGGGAGGCCCAGACCCACCAAGCCGTCCTCCATGGTTCACCATCAGAACACACATACCTCATCTTCGTCAACTTCATCATCGGCGGagcggagggggagagagaggtcccCTCGGCCCACTAAGCGTCCCCGGCCCTCCAGGACGCCCCCCACCCAGCGTAGCCTCCTCCCCAACCAGCCCCCTCCCATCGCAGGGTACCAGACTCGCCCCCCCATCCCCATCATATGTCCTCTGGGGTGCACCTGTAACCTCCACATCTCAG ACCTAGGATTGACAGTCAACTGTAAGGAGAGTGGCTTCAACAACGTGTCCCAGCTCATGCCACGCCCCCTCAACGGACGGAAGCTGTACCTCAGCGGCAACCTCATCCAGCGGATCTATAAGTCAGATTTCTGGAATTTTTCCAGTCTGGATCTACTTCACCTGGGAAACAACCGGATCTCCTTTATTCAG gagggAGCGTTCTCCAGCCTGCCGACCCTGAGGAGTCTCTATCTGAACGGCAACAACCTGCAGAGGCTTAGCCCACACATGTTCCTGGGTCTACTTAACCTCAG GTACCTGTACTTTGAGTATAATGAGATCGGTGTGGTGGAGGCAGGAGTGTTCAGCCCCATGCCGTCTCTCCAGCTGCTCTTCCTCAACGCCAACCTGCTGAGGTCACTTCCTGTCGGAGTGTTCCAGggcatctccctctctcgcctCAACCTCCGCAACAACCACTTCCTCAGCCTGCCTGTAGAGGGGGTGTTAGAGCACCTCACTGGACTGGTGCAG GTGGACCTGCAGCAGAACCCATGGGAGTGCCGGTGTGGTGCGGCCCCTCTGAAGCGCTGGCTGGAGGGCCTGagtgcggtggtggtggtgggggaggtGGTCTGTCACTCACCAGAAGAGACCACAG GTACAGACCTTCGCTCTCTTTCCCTGGACCTACTCTGTCCAGACCTGCACACCCACCAGGCCACGGTGGAGAACCAGGGGGAGTGGAACAGCTCCACAGCCCCAGACGGAGATTTCTCTCTGGGCTACCCCGTGCCAGGCAATGGCCCCCTGGGTCCCATCACCAAGGCTTCCATCCCTCTGTCGGTGTTGGTGCTCAGCCTGCTGGTGCTGTTCGTGTCGGCGTTCTTTGCGGCAGCGGCGCTGATCGCCTATGCCCTGAGGAGGCGGGACAAGCTGCCGTTCCGGCGACAGGGTGAGGTGGATCTGGCCGGGATCCAGATGGAATGTGGGATATTCACCGAGCAGCAGCACCACAGGTTACCGGTACCAAAGACCCCTCCTCCGTCTGCCTTGCAGCATAGCCTCGTCTACGATAGCATCCTCCCCGTCGTCCCTGGCCCCAACCCTAACCTCAGTCCCGCAACACACATGTGCAGTAGCCCAGTCTATAAGAATGAGGATGATTCAGTGGtgaggcagcaacagcagcagttcTCTGCCTCTAAAGAGAAAGGGAACGTGGGAAGACACCGCtcagggggggggagagagagcgaaggacaCTATCGtttggtggcagagagagagagagaatggaatatGGAGGTGTCCCCCCCCTCCATCAGTACCGTTGCCGGGGCAGTGGGACCCCCTCTTTCAGATCTCCACGGAAACGGGACCCTCTGCCCAACGGTCATAGACAGCCAGGGGCCCACCCCCAAGGTGGGATTGGTTGACTGCCTGTTTGGGATCTCTGGAATGTCCGCCGCCGTCCCAGAGTTCCGAGACCTGCCGGACATGTATGCACGTCCCCCACCACCCCGCTATCCCCACCCTCCACAACCCCCTCAGCCCCCCGAACCCAAAGAGGAAACTAGAGCCAGCCAATCACTCGTGGTTACTACAATGACAGCGTGCGCGGGGCCAAGCAGTAGTAATCAGAGCCAGAACTCAGAGTTTCCACGAGAGTTGAGAATGAGACTCAGTACCAAGCCGGATTACATGGAAGTCCTGGACAGATCTTATCAGTTCTAA